A stretch of DNA from Cytobacillus luteolus:
ATCATATTGTGGCAATTAAAGATAAGAAAATCTATGCTCAAGGCAAACCGGAGCATGTAATTAACTGCAATCTGGTGAAAGATGTCTTTGCTATGAACTGTGAAGTAACAATCGATCCTCTATTTGGAACACCTTTATGTATCCCTCACGGAAAAGGAAGGTGTATTTTACAAAAGGTACAGAAGGTAGGAGTGTAACATGGTCAAAAAACTTCAACATGACGAATTGGAACAATTAAAGAATTTTCGTCTTACGGAGGAATCCTACCTTTCTGAATTATCTATATCGGTTAAAGGGCTACTAAACAAGACAGAGTTACATCCATTTTTACGAAAATTACAGGAGATTCTTAAATCCCCTACTCTCAAGGTTACAGCATCAATGCTTGTGAAAAGATATGGTTTTTTTGCGGTATTATCCTTGTATTCCATGACGATCTTAAACAAGGGACTAAATGTAAAAATGGATAATATATCATTAGAGAACAATGAAGAGAAAGAACTATCCGTTTGGTTACCTAATTTTCGTTTGGAGGATTTAGAGGTTTCTGAGGCTGAATCTGATCGCACGGTCTGGCGAGATGAGTACCTAAAAATG
This window harbors:
- a CDS encoding IucA/IucC family C-terminal-domain containing protein, whose translation is MVKKLQHDELEQLKNFRLTEESYLSELSISVKGLLNKTELHPFLRKLQEILKSPTLKVTASMLVKRYGFFAVLSLYSMTILNKGLNVKMDNISLENNEEKELSVWLPNFRLEDLEVSEAESDRTVWRDEYLKMLFSEHIFKIVFTLSKETKISKLVLWENIAIYIFWLYDMLLEDESFSDRRDQIKEDYLYVVEKAPGDLFGPYNKNPLSRYYTPKTFFPEHDKEIRVRKTCCFYYQTTDAKDDHCLTCPITCKRK